One Caloenas nicobarica isolate bCalNic1 chromosome 31, bCalNic1.hap1, whole genome shotgun sequence genomic region harbors:
- the LOC135999969 gene encoding scale keratin-like translates to MSCYDLCSTSACGVNRPQPLTDSCNEPCVRQCPDSTTVIQPPAVVVTFPGPILSSFPQDAVVGSSGAPVLGGYGGYGYGAYGYGGYGSLGYGGLYGYGGSLGYRGLYGYGRPYGAGYCNPYSYWYNRYSRGSCGPC, encoded by the coding sequence ATGTCTTGCTACGACCTGTGCTCCACCTCTGCTTGCGGTGTCAACCGTCCCCAGCCCCTCACTGACAGCTGCAACGAGCCATGTGTCCGTCAGTGCCCTGACTCCACAACTGTGATCCAGCCACCTGCAGTCGTCGTCACCTTCCCtggccccatcctcagctcttTCCCCCAGGATGCTGTTGTGGGATCCTCTGGAGCACCTGTCCTTGGGGGCTATGGGGGTTATGGCTATGGGGCTTATGGCTATGGGGGCTATGGCTCCCTGGGCTATGGGGGTCTGTATGGCTATGGAGGTTCTCTGGGTTACAGGGGCCTGTATGGCTATGGTAGACCCTATGGTGCTGGCTATTGCAACCCTTACTCCTACTGGTACAACAGGTACAGCCGTGGCAGCTGCGGGCCCTGCTAA
- the LOC136000052 gene encoding scale keratin-like, with the protein MSCSDLRPAPTSVAVPQPIADSCNELCARQCPDSTALIQPPPVVVTFPGPILSSFPQQAVVGSSGAPAFGGSLGLGGLYGAGATQGSGGLCTFGRPYYASPASSPCALPRYSRRLWDNWGPC; encoded by the coding sequence ATGTCTTGCTCTGACCTGCGCCCAGCACCAACCAGCGTCGCCGTCCCACAGCCCATCGCTGACAGCTGCAACGAGCTGTGCGCCCGGCAGTGCCCCGACTCAACGGCCCTCATCCAGCCGCCCCCCGTCGTCGTCACCTTCcccggccccatcctcagctccttcccccaGCAAGCCGTGGTGGGCTCCTCCGGAGCACCCGCCTTCgggggctccctggggctggggggcctcTACGGTGCCGGGGCCACCCAGGGCTCCGGGGGCCTCTGCACCTTTGGCAGACCCTACTACGCTTCTCCCGCCTCCAGCCCTTGCGCCTTGCCCCGCTACAGCAGGAGGCTGTGGGACAACTGGGGGCCCTGCTAG
- the LOC136000032 gene encoding scale keratin-like — protein sequence MSCSDLRPAPTSVAVPQPIADSCNELCARQCPDSTAFIQPPPVVVTFPGPILTSFPQQAVVGSSGAPAFGGSLGLGGLYGAGATQGSGGLCTFGRPYYASPASSPCALPRYSRRLWDNWGPC from the coding sequence ATGTCTTGCTCTGACCTGCGCCCAGCACCAACCAGCGTCGCCGTCCCACAGCCCATCGCTGACAGCTGCAATGAGCTGTGCGCCCGGCAGTGCCCCGACTCGACGGCCTTCATCCAGCCGCCCCCCGTCGTCGTCACCTTCCCcggccccatcctcacctccttcccccagcaAGCCGTGGTGGGCTCCTCCGGAGCACCCGCCTTCgggggctccctggggctggggggcctcTACGGTGCCGGGGCCACCCAGGGCTCCGGGGGCCTCTGCACCTTTGGCAGACCCTACTACGCTTCTCCCGCCTCCAGCCCTTGCGCCTTGCCCCGCTACAGCAGGAGGCTGTGGGACAACTGGGGGCCCTGCTAG
- the LOC136000050 gene encoding scale keratin-like, whose protein sequence is MSCSDLRPAPTSVAVPQPIADSCNELCARQCPDSTALIQPPPVVVTFPGPILTSFPQQAVVGSSGAPTFGGSLGLGGLYGAGATQGSGGLCTFGRPYYASPASSPCALPRYSRRLWDNWGPC, encoded by the coding sequence ATGTCTTGCTCTGACCTGCGCCCAGCACCAACCAGCGTCGCCGTCCCACAGCCCATCGCTGACAGCTGCAACGAGCTGTGCGCCCGGCAGTGCCCCGACTCGACGGCCCTCATCCAGCCGCCCCCCGTCGTCGTCACCTTCCCcggccccatcctcacctccttcccccagcaAGCTGTGGTGGGCTCCTCCGGAGCACCCACCTTCgggggctccctggggctgggaggccTCTACGGTGCCGGGGCCACCCAGGGCTCCGGGGGCCTCTGCACCTTTGGCAGACCCTACTACGCTTCTCCCGCCTCCAGCCCTTGCGCCTTGCCCCGCTACAGCAGGAGGCTGTGGGACAACTGGGGGCCCTGCTAG
- the LOC135999970 gene encoding scale keratin-like, whose product MSCYDLCSTSACGVYRPQPLADSCNEPCVRQCPDSTTVIQPPAVVVTFPGPILSSFPQDAVVGSSGAPVLGGYGGYGYGAYGYGGYGSLGYGGLYGYGGSLGYRGLYGYGRPYGAGYCNPYSYWYNRYSRGSCGPC is encoded by the coding sequence ATGTCTTGCTACGACCTGTGCTCCACCTCTGCCTGTGGCGTCTATCGTCCCCAGCCCCTCGCTGACAGCTGCAACGAGCCATGTGTCCGTCAGTGCCCTGACTCCACAACTGTGATCCAGCCACCTGCAGTCGTCGTCACCTTCCCtggccccatcctcagctcttTCCCCCAGGATGCTGTTGTGGGATCCTCTGGAGCACCTGTCCTTGGGGGCTATGGGGGTTATGGCTATGGGGCTTATGGCTATGGGGGCTATGGCTCCCTGGGCTATGGGGGTCTGTATGGCTATGGAGGTTCTCTGGGTTACAGGGGCCTGTATGGCTATGGTAGACCCTATGGTGCTGGCTATTGCAACCCTTACTCCTACTGGTACAACAGGTACAGCCGTGGCAGCTGTGGGCCCTGCTAA
- the LOC136000047 gene encoding scale keratin-like, producing MGIHCSCLALLRRRAHRSHTKMSCSDLRPAPTSVAVPQPIADSCNELCARQCPDSTALIQPPPVVVTFPGPILTSFPQQAVVGSSGAPAFGGSLGLGGLYGAGATQGSGGLCTFGRPYYASPASSPCALPRYSRRLWDNWGPC from the exons ATGGGCATCCACTGCTCCTGCCTCGCTCTGCTCAGGAGAAGG GCTCATCGCTCTCACACAAAGATGTCTTGCTCTGACCTGCGCCCAGCACCAACCAGCGTCGCCGTCCCACAGCCCATCGCTGACAGCTGCAACGAGCTGTGCGCCCGGCAGTGCCCTGACTCGACGGCCCTCATCCAGCCGCCCCCCGTCGTCGTCACCTTCCCcggccccatcctcacctccttcccccagcaAGCCGTGGTGGGCTCCTCCGGAGCACCCGCCTTCgggggctccctggggctgggaggccTCTACGGTGCCGGGGCCACCCAGGGCTCCGGGGGCCTCTGCACCTTTGGCAGACCCTACTACGCTTCTCCCGCCTCCAGCCCTTGCGCCTTGCCCCGCTACAGCAGGAGGCTGTGGGACAACTGGGGGCCCTGCTAG
- the LOC136000005 gene encoding scale keratin-like codes for MSCYDLCPTVSSIACPQPIANSCNEPCVRQCPDSTALIQPPPVVVTFPGPILSSFPQQAVVGSSGAPAFGGSLGLGGLYGSGNLSGYGGYLGYVPHYGYGSSAFSTLSSGYCGPYSFRRSSRFLRSSCGPC; via the coding sequence ATGTCTTGCTACGACCTGTGTCCCACCGTCAGCAGCATTGCCTGTCCTCAGCCCATCGCtaacagctgcaatgagccaTGTGTCCGGCAGTGCCCTGACTCAACAGCCCTGATCCAGCCACCCCCTGTTGTCGTCACCTTCCCtggccccatcctcagctccttcccccaGCAAGCCGTGGTGGGCTCCTCCGGAGCACCCGCCTTCGGGGGCTCTctgggcctggggggcctcTATGGCTCTGGGAACCTCTCTGGTTACGGGGGCTATCTGGGATATGTGCCCCACTATGGATATGGGAGTTCAGCCTTCTCCACACTCAGCAGTGGGTACTGTGGCCCATACTCCTTCCGCCGCTCCAGCCGGTTCCTCCGCAGCAGCTGTGGGCCCTGCTAA